The Nitrospinota bacterium genome window below encodes:
- a CDS encoding methyltransferase domain-containing protein, which produces MDIFDGIAEQYDAWYGTPRGKAVFAAELAALQRVGAAGDGWAELGVGTGRFAAGLGIRYGFDTARNMLLSARARKVAVCAADAAALPVKGGALEGCLIMMTLCFLKNPSAALRETARALKPEGALVIGFVPREGAWGTAYALMAEEGHPVYSRGRYYTSAAVRAMAEAAGFVFVRAASALFFGPGEEPPKTVCAEDGLSPAAGFAAMRFAKRR; this is translated from the coding sequence ATGGATATTTTCGATGGGATCGCGGAGCAATACGACGCATGGTATGGCACACCGCGCGGGAAAGCGGTTTTCGCGGCCGAACTTGCAGCCCTGCAACGGGTGGGGGCGGCGGGTGACGGATGGGCGGAACTGGGCGTGGGGACGGGACGCTTTGCCGCGGGGCTTGGCATCCGGTACGGTTTTGACACGGCGCGAAATATGCTTTTGTCCGCGCGCGCCCGAAAAGTGGCCGTCTGCGCCGCCGATGCCGCCGCGCTGCCGGTGAAAGGCGGCGCGCTGGAAGGCTGCCTGATAATGATGACGCTCTGCTTTTTAAAAAATCCTTCCGCCGCATTGCGTGAAACCGCCCGCGCGCTAAAGCCGGAAGGTGCGCTTGTGATCGGCTTCGTGCCGCGCGAAGGGGCGTGGGGAACGGCCTATGCGCTGATGGCGGAAGAGGGGCATCCGGTGTATTCGCGCGGGCGGTATTACACTTCGGCGGCGGTGCGGGCAATGGCTGAAGCGGCCGGTTTCGTTTTTGTGCGGGCCGCATCGGCCCTCTTTTTCGGCCCGGGGGAAGAACCGCCAAAAACAGTGTGCGCCGAAGACGGCCTTTCCCCCGCCGCCGGATTCGCGGCGATGCGGTTCGCCAAGCGGCGTTAA
- a CDS encoding A/G-specific adenine glycosylase, which produces MEQHRVAAFRRTVYAHFAKEGRALPWREKVTPYRAFVSEIMLQQTQAPRVAEFFPRFVKRFPNWKRLAEAELKDVLAAWQGMGYNRRARFLREAAKRVTAEFKGRLPDDPAVLVTLPGVGKATAASIAAFGFNKPAAFIETNIRAVFIHHFFRGRERVTDAELLPLVERTLDKKNPRRWYSALMDYGTALKRLHKNPARRSAHHQRQSKFEGSIRQARGALLKTLLAAGKGMTAAALARQTLLTEGRAAAILAVLAEEGLVKRRKDRFRL; this is translated from the coding sequence ATGGAGCAACATCGGGTGGCGGCGTTCCGGCGCACAGTATATGCCCATTTTGCGAAAGAGGGACGCGCCCTGCCGTGGCGCGAAAAGGTGACGCCGTACCGCGCTTTCGTTTCCGAGATCATGCTGCAACAGACGCAGGCGCCGCGCGTGGCGGAGTTCTTTCCCCGGTTCGTAAAACGGTTTCCCAACTGGAAACGGCTTGCGGAAGCGGAACTCAAGGATGTGCTGGCCGCATGGCAGGGAATGGGCTATAACCGCCGCGCCCGGTTTTTGCGCGAGGCGGCGAAGCGCGTGACCGCTGAATTCAAGGGACGCCTGCCGGACGATCCGGCGGTGCTGGTCACCCTCCCCGGCGTCGGCAAGGCCACCGCCGCCAGCATCGCCGCCTTCGGTTTCAACAAACCGGCGGCATTCATCGAAACCAATATCCGCGCCGTTTTTATCCACCATTTTTTCCGCGGCCGCGAAAGGGTGACGGACGCCGAACTGCTGCCGCTGGTGGAGCGGACGCTCGACAAAAAAAATCCGCGCCGGTGGTATTCGGCGTTGATGGATTACGGCACCGCCCTGAAGCGGCTGCACAAAAATCCGGCGCGCCGCTCGGCGCACCACCAGCGGCAATCGAAATTCGAGGGGAGCATCCGGCAGGCGCGCGGCGCGCTGTTGAAAACGCTTTTGGCCGCGGGAAAGGGGATGACCGCAGCCGCGCTTGCCCGGCAAACTTTGCTCACGGAAGGGCGCGCGGCGGCGATATTGGCGGTTCTGGCCGAAGAGGGTTTGGTGAAAAGAAGAAAAGACCGTTTTCGGCTTTAA
- a CDS encoding threonylcarbamoyl-AMP synthase has protein sequence MAATVFSGLSKRMLDATLKALRGGELIIYPTDTIYGIGCDMRNGKALDKLNQLKNRPSNKPFSFIVNDIADAAHFAKISNAAHRVMRRVLPGPYTFVLPSSSGVPRKMMSTEHTVGIRIPNHQIPLTIAKEFGGPIITTSVNLSSDQPINAIGDLSHAFLAAVAVVIDGGPVDNEPSTIIDFTKDDPVVLRKGKGFDELRPYIDFAHTGE, from the coding sequence ATGGCGGCGACGGTTTTTTCAGGGCTTTCAAAGCGGATGCTGGATGCAACGCTCAAGGCGTTGCGCGGCGGCGAACTGATCATTTATCCCACCGACACCATCTACGGCATTGGTTGCGACATGCGCAACGGCAAGGCGCTGGACAAGCTGAACCAGCTCAAGAACCGCCCCAGCAACAAACCGTTCAGCTTTATCGTGAACGATATCGCCGATGCGGCGCACTTCGCCAAGATATCAAACGCCGCCCACCGGGTGATGCGGCGGGTGCTTCCGGGGCCGTACACCTTTGTTCTGCCGTCAAGCTCCGGCGTGCCGCGCAAGATGATGAGCACCGAACACACCGTCGGCATCCGCATTCCGAACCACCAGATACCGCTGACGATAGCGAAAGAATTCGGCGGGCCGATCATCACCACGTCGGTGAATCTTTCCAGCGACCAGCCGATCAACGCGATCGGCGACCTTTCCCACGCTTTTTTGGCGGCGGTCGCGGTGGTGATCGACGGCGGGCCGGTGGACAACGAACCCTCCACCATCATCGATTTCACAAAGGATGATCCGGTGGTGCTCCGCAAGGGGAAGGGGTTCGACGAGCTGAGGCCGTACATCGATTTCGCCCACACCGGGGAGTAA